The genome window GCAAACCCTGGCGGGGGGAACTCTTTGGCTGGCAGGCGGAATACACGCCACAAAGCGATGAGAAACCCCTTGACTCCGCCATGACGTTTACCCCTGCCGATTTCTGGATCGGCGAAAGCGGTATTTGGTTCTTCTCATTGATGTGGGAGGGTGGCAAAGATAAAGAGCCCGCTGAGTTTTTGGATGACCGGGGGATTGTTAAGTGATTCAGAGACCTCGGAAGTCTTTAAGACTTCCGAGGTCTGATAATTTGGGAGGTTGTGATGAAGAAAGTTGCCCTGCTCATCTTGATTTTTTTGACTGCCTGCTCGATTCCGCCCAGCCGCAGGTGACCGTCACCTCGACCCCGCCGCCTATGGAGACCCCCATCCCCACGCTGACCCTGCATCCCGAGTTTATTGCCCTGCGGGAGACTATCGCCTCGTTTGCCTTATTGGTGGGCATTTCTAATTGTCGTTAACCGATCTTCTAATCTGGAGGCTTAACCGCCATCTGAACCATAAGGGGGAAAGCTACAAACAGAATTACTCCAAGCAGGAACTTCGCCCACCAAACCGCCCCTTCAAGAGGCAAGTTATTCCACAATACCAGTCCTAGCAGGAAGGTAATACATCCATGTTTCACAGGTTGGAGTTTGACTCCCACCTCCTCAAGAAAGCTCCTATAAAGCTCCTGCGCCACGATCGGCAGGACAATAATGCAGATGACAAAACCGACCGTCTTTCCGACCCACGTGACCTCATCTAGTGGCAAGTTCAAGAAAACCCACGCACCCAGTGCCACGCTTACGACCCAGACCCACATGAACTTCAACAATGCAATCAGCTTGTCCATGCTGACTGCTCCTTTCCTTTTGGCATGGTGCTTAAACATAGTCATTTTTTTGAATATACACGTAGCACGCTGGCAATCGTGCGGATCATGTAGCCGCCTTTGGCAAATAGTTCCATGCACGTCGCCATCCTTGGTGGACGGGTATTTGTTCATATGATAATACAGATTATGGCAGGAGCGCGCGCAGGCAGTAATGTGCTGTGGGATGTATACTTGTGTCCAAAGGAATGATCCTGGTGTCATTACAGATAGCTACGAGGTGAATTGCAATTCTTATACTGTTGGTGGGACGTGCGGGGTGCGCCTTGCCTGGCGGGATATCAACGGGTAAATAGTAGTTGTGAGTGCGGGGTGACGGCAATTGGCTGCTGTTCACTGCTCCTACAACGGCGTCTTCATCGGAATGCCCGCCTTGCGTGGATATTTCGGCGGGGTGGCGGCGACCTTGTCCACCAGCACAAGGTAGCGGTCATCGGCGACACCGGGCAAATGAACGGGGATCAACTGCTTCAATTTTCCCCCCAATAATTTCATCGCTTTTTCAGCGGACTGCGCCTCCGCGGGTCCGCTTTCGCCTTTTTGGGCGAGCACGCTCCCGCCGACCTTGACGAGCGGGAGCAGGTACTCGCTCAGGATGTTGAGGTTGGCGACCGCGCGGGCCACGGCATAATCATACGTTTCGCGGTGGTTGGGGTCCTGTCCCAGGGTTTCGGCGCGGGCGTGGATGACATCCACATCCTCCAGGCCGAGCTTGCTGACGATGTGCTGGCAGAACATGGCTTTCTTGCCGACCGATTCCACCAGCGTGACGCGCATGGTGGGATAGATTATTTTCAGGGGAATGCCCGGGAAACCGGCGCCGGTTCCCACGTCCACGAGGCGATGCGGGGGAGTCCCCTTCCATGCCAGCACGCAGGAATATGAATCCAGAAAGTGCTTGGTGCGGATGGATTCCACATCCCGAATGGCGGTCAGGTTAAATTTTTGATTCCACTCCACCAGTTCGCGCTCGTAGTTGATGAGCGCCATCACCTGCCGCGCCGTGAGGTGAACATGGAAGAGCGAAATCGCGTCGTTGATTAATGAATCCATGAGGGGTCATTATAAAGCAAATGAGGACGGCAGCGCTGCCATCCTCATTGGATGCTGGTGACTGTTTACTGATTATTTTTTCTTCACTTCCACTTCGACCTTTGGTTCCACGGGCTTCCTGCTGCCGCGTACCTTGCGGACGATGGCGCGGATGCCGAGGAAGACCAGGTAGAGCGGTACGCCAACCATGATCCAAACAGGCAGGGTGTAGATGACGAAGCGGATCAGGAAGTTAACAAAATCCTGGAAGAAGTAGATCAAGTCCTGGATGGCATCCCGCGCAACCCCCTGTGGTTCCCATTTGCCGATCTGGATCGGCTGGATGGTCGCCTCCGCCTTGATGCGGATGCTGACAGCGGAGAGCGCGGCGGCTTCCTCGTAGTATTTCATCTGTCCCTTGACCAACTCGATCTGCTCGCGGTAATAGACCAGTTGGTTGAAGATGTTGACGACATCCTCGGTCTCGGTGGCGGTCTGCAGGATTTCATTCAACTGGGCTTCGGCGGCTTCGAGGTTTTTCAGGCGTGATTTCAAGTCGACATATTGCGCGGTGACATCCTGCCCGGAGCGCGTCTCGCTCTGCACTTCCACAACAGCCTCCTTGATCTGGTTAAGCGCCTGGTCCAGTTTTTCAGCAGGCACACGGAT of Anaerolineales bacterium contains these proteins:
- the rsmG gene encoding 16S rRNA (guanine(527)-N(7))-methyltransferase RsmG, whose product is MDSLINDAISLFHVHLTARQVMALINYERELVEWNQKFNLTAIRDVESIRTKHFLDSYSCVLAWKGTPPHRLVDVGTGAGFPGIPLKIIYPTMRVTLVESVGKKAMFCQHIVSKLGLEDVDVIHARAETLGQDPNHRETYDYAVARAVANLNILSEYLLPLVKVGGSVLAQKGESGPAEAQSAEKAMKLLGGKLKQLIPVHLPGVADDRYLVLVDKVAATPPKYPRKAGIPMKTPL
- a CDS encoding DUF4349 domain-containing protein; protein product: MKHILPFSLIVIAAVILAACGAASAPQRSAEGGAEPYYDYAQPAAEPMYAEAPAQEFAGDSSNIAPGGGVEAASVERLIIQNADIAIVVSDVEARMKDIQVMAEQLGGFVVSSNLYQSYTNNYTLVPEATVTIRVPAEKLDQALNQIKEAVVEVQSETRSGQDVTAQYVDLKSRLKNLEAAEAQLNEILQTATETEDVVNIFNQLVYYREQIELVKGQMKYYEEAAALSAVSIRIKAEATIQPIQIGKWEPQGVARDAIQDLIYFFQDFVNFLIRFVIYTLPVWIMVGVPLYLVFLGIRAIVRKVRGSRKPVEPKVEVEVKKK